Proteins from a single region of Ailuropoda melanoleuca isolate Jingjing chromosome 15, ASM200744v2, whole genome shotgun sequence:
- the KIF5A gene encoding kinesin heavy chain isoform X1, with protein MAETNNECSIKVLCRFRPLNQAEILRGDKFIPIFQGDDSVVIGGKPYVFDRVFPPNTTQEQVYHACAMQIVKDVLAGYNGTIFAYGQTSSGKTHTMEGKLHDPQLMGIIPRIARDIFNHIYSMDENLEFHIKVSYFEIYLDKIRDLLDVTKTNLSVHEDKNRVPFVKGCTERFVSSPEEILDVIDEGKSNRHVAVTNMNEHSSRSHSIFLINIKQENMETEQKLSGKLYLVDLAGSEKVSKTGAEGAVLDEAKNINKSLSALGNVISALAEGTKSYVPYRDSKMTRILQDSLGGNCRTTMFICCSPSSYNDAETKSTLMFGQRAKTIKNTASVNLELTAEQWKKKYEKEKEKTKAQKETIAKLEAELSRWRSGENVPETERLAGDDAALGAELCEETPVNDNSSIVVRIAPEERQKYEEEIRRLYKQLDDKDDEINQQSQLVEKLKQQMLDQEELLVSTRGDNEKVQRELSHLQSENDAAKEEVKEVLQALEELAVNYDQKSQEVEEKSQQNQLLVDELSQKVATMLALESELQRLQEVSGHQRKRIAEVLNGLMKDLSEFSVIVGNGEIKLPVEISGAIEEEFTVARLYISKIKSEVKSVVKRCRQLENLQVECHRKMEVTGRELSSCQLLISQHEAKIRSLTEYMQSVELKKRHLEESYDSLSDELAKLQAQETVHEVVLKDKEPDTQDTDDVKKALEVQMESHREAHHRQLARLRDEINEKQKTIDELKDLNQKLQLELEKLQADYEKLKNEEREKSSKLQELTFLYERHEQSKQDLKGLEETVARELQTLHNLRKLFVQDVTTRVKKSAEMEPEDSGGIHSQKQKISFLENNLEQLTKVHKQVDDWVSKLVRDNADLRCELPKLEKRLRATAERVKALEGALKEAKEGAMKDKRRYQQEVDRIKEAVRYKSSGKRGHSAQIAKPVRPGHYPASSPTNPYGSRSPECISYTNSLFQNYQNLYLQAAPSSTSDMYFANSCTSSGATSAGGPLASYQKANMDNGNATDINDNRSDLPCGYEAEDQAKLFPLHQETAAS; from the exons GGGAAGCCATATGTCTTTGACCGTGTGTTCCCCCCAAACACGACTCAGGAGCAAGTTTATCATGCATGTGCCATGCAGATTGTCAAAG ATGTCCTTGCTGGCTACAATGGCACCATTTTTGCTTATGGACAGACATCCTCAGGGAAAACACATACCATGGAG GGAAAGCTGCATGACCCCCAGCTGATGGGAATCATTCCTCGAATTGCCCGAGACATCTTCAACCACATCTACTCCATGGATGAGAACCTTGAGTTCCACATCAAG GTTTCTTACTTTGAGATTTACCTGGACAAAATTCGCGACCTTCTGGATG TGACCAAGACAAATCTATCTGTGCATGAGGATAAGAATCGGGTGCCATTTGTCAAG GGTTGTACCGAACGCTTTGTGTCCAGCCCAGAGGAGATTTTAGATGTGATTGATGAGGGGAAATCAAATCGTCATGTGGCTGTCACCA ACATGAACGAACACAGCTCTCGGAGCCATAGCATCTTCCTGATCAACATCAAGCAGGAGAACATGGAGACCGAGCAGAAGCTGAGTGGGAAGCTGTATCTAGTGGACCTGGCCGGGAGCGAGAAG GTCAGCAAGACTGGAGCAGAGGGAGCTGTGCTAGATGAGGCAAAGAATATCAACAAGTCACTGTCAGCCCTTGGGAACGTGATCTCTGCGCTGGCTGAGGGCACG aaaaGCTACGTTCCATATCGTGACAGCAAAATGACACGGATTCTCCAGGACTCTCTGGGAGGAAACTGCCGGACGACCATGTTCATCTGCTGCTCGCCGTCCAGCTACAATGACGCAGAGACCAAGTCCACCCTGATGTTCGGGCAGCG GGCAAAGACCATTAAGAACACCGCCTCAGTGAATCTGGAGTTGACTGCTGAGCAGTGGAAGAAGAAAtatgagaaggagaaggagaagacaaagGCTCAGAAGGAGACGATCGCCAAGCTAGAGGCTGAGCTCAGCCGGTGGCGCAGCG GAGAGAATGTGCCTGAGACGGAGCGCCTGGCTGGGGACGATGCGGCCCTGGGAGCTGAGCTCTGCGAGGAGACCCCTGTGAATGACAACTCATCCATCGTGGTGCGCATCGCGCCTGAGGAGCGACAGAAATACGAGGAGGAGATCCGCCGTCTCTATAAGCAGCTTGATGACAAG GATGATGAGATCAACCAGCAGAGCCAGCTCGTAGAGAAGCTGAAGCAGCAGATGCTGGACCAGGAAGAG CTGCTTGTGTCCACCCGAGGAGACAATGAGAAGGTCCAGCGGGAGCTGAGCCACCTGCAGTCAGAGAACGACGCGGCTaaggaggaggtgaaggaggtGCTGCAGGCCCTGGAGGAGCTGGCTGTGAACTACGACCAGAAGTCccaggaggtggaggagaagagCCAGCAGAACCAGCTTCTGGTGGATGAGCTGTCTCAGAAGGTG GCCACCATGCTGGCTCTGGAGTCTGAGTTGCAGAGGCTACAAGAGGTCAGTGGACACCAGCGGAAACGAATTGCAGAGGTGCTGAATGGGCTGATGAAGGACCTGAGTGAGTTCAGTGTCATCGTGGGCAACGGGGAGATTAAGCTG CCGGTGGAGATCAGCGGCGCCATCGAGGAGGAATTCACGGTGGCCCGACTCTATATCAGCAAAATCAAGTCAGAAGTCAAGTCTGTGGTCAAGCGCTGCCGGCAGCTAGAGAACCTGCAGGTGGAATGTCATCGCAAGATGGAGGTGACTGGGCGGGAGCTCTCATCCTGCCAGCTCCTCATCTCCCAG CACGAGGCCAAGATCCGCTCGCTTACAGAATATATGCAGAGTGTGGAGCTAAAGAAGCGGCACCTGGAAGAGTCCTATGATTCCCTGAGCGATGAGCTGGCCAAGCTCCAGGCCCAGG AAACTGTGCACGAAGTGGTCCTGAAGGACAAGGAGCCCGACACACAGGACACAGACGACGTGAAG AAGGCCCTGGAGGTGCAGATGGAGAGCCACCGGGAGGCCCATCACCGGCAGCTGGCCCGCCTCCGGGACGAGATCAACGAGAAGCAGAAGACCATCGATGAGCTCAAAGA CCTGAACCAGAAGCTGCAGTTAGAGCTGGAGAAGCTTCAGGCCGACTACGAGAAGCTGAAGAATGAAGAACGGGAGAAGAGCAGCAAACTCCAGGAGCTGAC ATTTCTGTACGAGCGACATGAACAGTCCAAGCAGGACCTCAAGGGTCTGGAGGAGACAGTT GCCCGGGAACTCCAGACCCTCCACAACCTTCGCAAGCTGTTCGTTCAAGACGTCACGACTCGAGTCAAGAAA AGTGCAGAAATGGAGCCCGAGGACAGTGGGGGGATTCACTCCCAAAAGCAGAAGATTTCCTTTCTTGAGAACAACCTGGAACAGCTTACAAAGGTTCACAAACAG GTGGATGACTGGGTTTCCAAG CTGGTACGTGACAATGCAGATCTGCGTTGTGAGCTTCCTAAACTGGAAAAACGACTTAGGGCTACGGCTGAGAGAGTTAAGGCCCTGGAGGGTGCACTGAAGGAGGCCAAGGAAGGCGCCATGAAGGACAAGCGCCGGTACCAGCAGGAGGTGGACCGCATCAAGGAGGCCGTTCGGTACAAGAGCTCCGGCAAGCGGGGCCATTCTGCTCAGATTG CCAAACCTGTCCGGCCCGGCCACTACCCCGCATCTTCACCCACCAACCCCTATGGCAGCCGGAGCCCTGAGTGCATCAGTTACACCAACAGCCTCTTCCAGAACTACCAGAATTTGTACCTGCAGGCTGCGCCCAGCTCCACCTCAGACATGTA CTTTGCAAACTCCTGTACCAGCAGCGGGGCCACATCTGCCGGCGGGCCCCTGGCTTCCTACCAGAAGGCCAACATGGACAATG GAAATGCCACAGATATCAATGACAACAG GAGTGACTTGCCGTGCGGCTATGAGGCTGAGGACCAGGCCAAGCTTTTCCCTCTCCACCAAGAGACGGCAGCCAGCTAA
- the KIF5A gene encoding kinesin heavy chain isoform X2, producing the protein MAETNNECSIKVLCRFRPLNQAEILRGDKFIPIFQGDDSVVIGGKPYVFDRVFPPNTTQEQVYHACAMQIVKDVLAGYNGTIFAYGQTSSGKTHTMEGKLHDPQLMGIIPRIARDIFNHIYSMDENLEFHIKVSYFEIYLDKIRDLLDVTKTNLSVHEDKNRVPFVKGCTERFVSSPEEILDVIDEGKSNRHVAVTNMNEHSSRSHSIFLINIKQENMETEQKLSGKLYLVDLAGSEKVSKTGAEGAVLDEAKNINKSLSALGNVISALAEGTKSYVPYRDSKMTRILQDSLGGNCRTTMFICCSPSSYNDAETKSTLMFGQRAKTIKNTASVNLELTAEQWKKKYEKEKEKTKAQKETIAKLEAELSRWRSGENVPETERLAGDDAALGAELCEETPVNDNSSIVVRIAPEERQKYEEEIRRLYKQLDDKDDEINQQSQLVEKLKQQMLDQEELLVSTRGDNEKVQRELSHLQSENDAAKEEVKEVLQALEELAVNYDQKSQEVEEKSQQNQLLVDELSQKVATMLALESELQRLQEVSGHQRKRIAEVLNGLMKDLSEFSVIVGNGEIKLPVEISGAIEEEFTVARLYISKIKSEVKSVVKRCRQLENLQVECHRKMEVTGRELSSCQLLISQHEAKIRSLTEYMQSVELKKRHLEESYDSLSDELAKLQAQETVHEVVLKDKEPDTQDTDDVKKALEVQMESHREAHHRQLARLRDEINEKQKTIDELKDLNQKLQLELEKLQADYEKLKNEEREKSSKLQELTFLYERHEQSKQDLKGLEETVARELQTLHNLRKLFVQDVTTRVKKSAEMEPEDSGGIHSQKQKISFLENNLEQLTKVHKQLVRDNADLRCELPKLEKRLRATAERVKALEGALKEAKEGAMKDKRRYQQEVDRIKEAVRYKSSGKRGHSAQIAKPVRPGHYPASSPTNPYGSRSPECISYTNSLFQNYQNLYLQAAPSSTSDMYFANSCTSSGATSAGGPLASYQKANMDNGNATDINDNRSDLPCGYEAEDQAKLFPLHQETAAS; encoded by the exons GGGAAGCCATATGTCTTTGACCGTGTGTTCCCCCCAAACACGACTCAGGAGCAAGTTTATCATGCATGTGCCATGCAGATTGTCAAAG ATGTCCTTGCTGGCTACAATGGCACCATTTTTGCTTATGGACAGACATCCTCAGGGAAAACACATACCATGGAG GGAAAGCTGCATGACCCCCAGCTGATGGGAATCATTCCTCGAATTGCCCGAGACATCTTCAACCACATCTACTCCATGGATGAGAACCTTGAGTTCCACATCAAG GTTTCTTACTTTGAGATTTACCTGGACAAAATTCGCGACCTTCTGGATG TGACCAAGACAAATCTATCTGTGCATGAGGATAAGAATCGGGTGCCATTTGTCAAG GGTTGTACCGAACGCTTTGTGTCCAGCCCAGAGGAGATTTTAGATGTGATTGATGAGGGGAAATCAAATCGTCATGTGGCTGTCACCA ACATGAACGAACACAGCTCTCGGAGCCATAGCATCTTCCTGATCAACATCAAGCAGGAGAACATGGAGACCGAGCAGAAGCTGAGTGGGAAGCTGTATCTAGTGGACCTGGCCGGGAGCGAGAAG GTCAGCAAGACTGGAGCAGAGGGAGCTGTGCTAGATGAGGCAAAGAATATCAACAAGTCACTGTCAGCCCTTGGGAACGTGATCTCTGCGCTGGCTGAGGGCACG aaaaGCTACGTTCCATATCGTGACAGCAAAATGACACGGATTCTCCAGGACTCTCTGGGAGGAAACTGCCGGACGACCATGTTCATCTGCTGCTCGCCGTCCAGCTACAATGACGCAGAGACCAAGTCCACCCTGATGTTCGGGCAGCG GGCAAAGACCATTAAGAACACCGCCTCAGTGAATCTGGAGTTGACTGCTGAGCAGTGGAAGAAGAAAtatgagaaggagaaggagaagacaaagGCTCAGAAGGAGACGATCGCCAAGCTAGAGGCTGAGCTCAGCCGGTGGCGCAGCG GAGAGAATGTGCCTGAGACGGAGCGCCTGGCTGGGGACGATGCGGCCCTGGGAGCTGAGCTCTGCGAGGAGACCCCTGTGAATGACAACTCATCCATCGTGGTGCGCATCGCGCCTGAGGAGCGACAGAAATACGAGGAGGAGATCCGCCGTCTCTATAAGCAGCTTGATGACAAG GATGATGAGATCAACCAGCAGAGCCAGCTCGTAGAGAAGCTGAAGCAGCAGATGCTGGACCAGGAAGAG CTGCTTGTGTCCACCCGAGGAGACAATGAGAAGGTCCAGCGGGAGCTGAGCCACCTGCAGTCAGAGAACGACGCGGCTaaggaggaggtgaaggaggtGCTGCAGGCCCTGGAGGAGCTGGCTGTGAACTACGACCAGAAGTCccaggaggtggaggagaagagCCAGCAGAACCAGCTTCTGGTGGATGAGCTGTCTCAGAAGGTG GCCACCATGCTGGCTCTGGAGTCTGAGTTGCAGAGGCTACAAGAGGTCAGTGGACACCAGCGGAAACGAATTGCAGAGGTGCTGAATGGGCTGATGAAGGACCTGAGTGAGTTCAGTGTCATCGTGGGCAACGGGGAGATTAAGCTG CCGGTGGAGATCAGCGGCGCCATCGAGGAGGAATTCACGGTGGCCCGACTCTATATCAGCAAAATCAAGTCAGAAGTCAAGTCTGTGGTCAAGCGCTGCCGGCAGCTAGAGAACCTGCAGGTGGAATGTCATCGCAAGATGGAGGTGACTGGGCGGGAGCTCTCATCCTGCCAGCTCCTCATCTCCCAG CACGAGGCCAAGATCCGCTCGCTTACAGAATATATGCAGAGTGTGGAGCTAAAGAAGCGGCACCTGGAAGAGTCCTATGATTCCCTGAGCGATGAGCTGGCCAAGCTCCAGGCCCAGG AAACTGTGCACGAAGTGGTCCTGAAGGACAAGGAGCCCGACACACAGGACACAGACGACGTGAAG AAGGCCCTGGAGGTGCAGATGGAGAGCCACCGGGAGGCCCATCACCGGCAGCTGGCCCGCCTCCGGGACGAGATCAACGAGAAGCAGAAGACCATCGATGAGCTCAAAGA CCTGAACCAGAAGCTGCAGTTAGAGCTGGAGAAGCTTCAGGCCGACTACGAGAAGCTGAAGAATGAAGAACGGGAGAAGAGCAGCAAACTCCAGGAGCTGAC ATTTCTGTACGAGCGACATGAACAGTCCAAGCAGGACCTCAAGGGTCTGGAGGAGACAGTT GCCCGGGAACTCCAGACCCTCCACAACCTTCGCAAGCTGTTCGTTCAAGACGTCACGACTCGAGTCAAGAAA AGTGCAGAAATGGAGCCCGAGGACAGTGGGGGGATTCACTCCCAAAAGCAGAAGATTTCCTTTCTTGAGAACAACCTGGAACAGCTTACAAAGGTTCACAAACAG CTGGTACGTGACAATGCAGATCTGCGTTGTGAGCTTCCTAAACTGGAAAAACGACTTAGGGCTACGGCTGAGAGAGTTAAGGCCCTGGAGGGTGCACTGAAGGAGGCCAAGGAAGGCGCCATGAAGGACAAGCGCCGGTACCAGCAGGAGGTGGACCGCATCAAGGAGGCCGTTCGGTACAAGAGCTCCGGCAAGCGGGGCCATTCTGCTCAGATTG CCAAACCTGTCCGGCCCGGCCACTACCCCGCATCTTCACCCACCAACCCCTATGGCAGCCGGAGCCCTGAGTGCATCAGTTACACCAACAGCCTCTTCCAGAACTACCAGAATTTGTACCTGCAGGCTGCGCCCAGCTCCACCTCAGACATGTA CTTTGCAAACTCCTGTACCAGCAGCGGGGCCACATCTGCCGGCGGGCCCCTGGCTTCCTACCAGAAGGCCAACATGGACAATG GAAATGCCACAGATATCAATGACAACAG GAGTGACTTGCCGTGCGGCTATGAGGCTGAGGACCAGGCCAAGCTTTTCCCTCTCCACCAAGAGACGGCAGCCAGCTAA